TTACTCTGTATTTAAGTGGATTACATACTCTTTTTGTTGCATTTTCTTTTGGGATAACATAGGTTACTCTTGAGAAAAGGAATAGAGGCAAAACCACTTGCTGTTATTAGAGAAAAGGATATGGAACAAGGGGGTGGGATGAAGTAGTGGGTTTAGATGGTGCCATGGCAGTAGGCCAGTAGCCTCAAGGGCATGTATGGAGTGAACCATCTACTTTCTTGAAATAATACTATAAAGTTTTAGAGATCCTTGGTCCATTTTAATTCCCGTGGCTTTTGTATCTTACTGAAGTTACTTTGTCATTAATGTTTAAAGCTCTAGAAACTTATTTTACTGCACATCATTGACTAGTATTTGATGTCATGGAGTGTGAGAAGTGACGACTAGATCTTGTTCATACCCGAGTAGCTGTGCTTCTCTTTATTTGCGGGGGTGCTATTATTTTAGGTTTCTCCTTCATTTTTCGTCCAACCGTAACATTCATCCGGGTCAGTCTGCTGCAAGAGTTGGTTAACTTTCTAATAGTACCTctgtttaaattttatatatggaACTACTTCATTCCAGTCTGCTGTAGTGAACTTTCTTACATTGAATGGAACCCTTCCACGCTAGTTGTATTTGTTGATATCTAAATTGTTCTCAGGAGACAGAGACTTTTTCTGTGTAGCTCCATCGTCAAAATGCCCACAAAACTCATTAGACTTGTCGACTACCAGCTTAGTGCTGGACTTGTTTTGATTTATCCGAATTTCTGGATGCTTAACATAAATTGATACTTCACTTGCAGCACCATAACTGTGATGACCTCACTGGTGGCTCTATCATTTTACGGTGCAAGTCAACTCAAGTTCCACTGGGTGGAACGTTATGACAAGCTCCTCGTCGGTTCAGTGCTAAGCTTGGTTGGTATTTTGACCCTTATCTTTCACGATCACGACCACGAAGGAGGTTCTGCAGGAGGTCATGTGCACAGAAAACTCATTGTGCTATAAAAGGATCATTCTTCAGCCAACAAATCTGTTTCCTGAAGCCTAGTATTCCAGTGCGTATTTACCTTTAAAGGATAGAAAGGGGAGCCTAAGAGCAACGGTAAATTTGTTATAGGTCATGGGTACGAGCTGTGGAATCAACCACTAATGCTTGCGTTAGGGTAGACTGCCTACATTACGCCCCTTGGTGTACGGcctccctttttttttatttaccgCAAGAAAAGCAATGTACAAAtacactttttcttttgttcaagTTGTGCAATTGTGTGCTCAAGTTTATGTCTATTCTGTTCTAACAATTTTTATGTGGcaattttaattagtttttatatcttcttcttaaaatttatttttttgatctaGTAGTTAATATAGGGTAACACTTAAAAAGGTTATTGAGCTTTAATAGTGAAAATGATCCATCGTGActttatctttaattaaaaagttttgaatttgatcatgaaatcgTGACATTTCGTCCGAAAAGCAAGACTCTTGATGCGAATTtagattattttgatttaaagaAACGAAAAAAGGGCCCACACGAGGTATAAGGAAAGGCTGTATGCAAAAGGTAGGAATAAATTCTAATACCTTAGAAAAaccaaaaatgttttttttgtttggtataTTCCAAAGAAAACTATAACTTGCCTTGCTCATGCCCTTCATCTTTAAACTAAGGTTTGGAATCTTTGTTTggttttttttgtgtatattgGTACCATTTCTATGttactactaataatattattacaaacctagcaaataagaaattaatattagccattaatacttattattaatcCTCTCAAGATTATGGCCAATTCATCATTCATCTTTCTATGCTTCCTTCTAATCTTTAGTggtatgttttttttcattattatgtaaaatttatttgCGAGTCTGTTCGAAGCTGTGAAAGCAGTCACTAAGTATTTGCATTAGGCTGCAGCCCGTTGCTAATACGGGATGCTTTGAGCACCGAgttgtcttttcttttcaagTCTTGATGATATACGCAATATATAGTGTTGCAACTTGCaacaatgattttgatttttctttatgtGTATATTAGGAGTCAAATTAGTTGATTTTTTATACATGTTTCCAGTTTATAATTATgagaaattaattaagtttctagATTTTATCTACAAtgatttactaattttttttttttaccatacAATTTGGTTCATTCATACCTTTacatatgatattgtttcatATTTATCGTTGATTTTAACAAAGTTCAGTATAGACCAAATGAATTCTACGTGTGTCAACGATATATAcgaatatgatataatattgaatgataaaattaagatatttcGTATAGTATATATCATTTTCAACCGATTCtcccttttaatattttttttttcttgttgttgttggaCAGGTTCAATAGTTGTACATGCAATGACAGGCACATATGGTATAAATTATGGAAAAATTTCAGATAACATCCCAGCACCTGAAGATGTTTTAAGACTTTTAAGGATGAACAAGATCAAGAACATACGAATCTACGACGCGGATCCTAGGGTTCTGAGAGCCTTTAGTGGTTCTGGTATCGAAATCTCAGTATGTCTTCCTAATGAGTTACTAAAAGACGTTAGTCTAAATGGTTCAATAGCCCTCGAATGGATACAAGTTAACCTACAACCATACCTCCCTGGTACCTCAATTAGAGGTATCGCGGTTGGAAATGAGATACTAGGTGGTGATACAAGTATATCAGAAGCACTAGTACCCGCGGTTAGGAGTGTATATCGAGCTCTCAGGAGGTTAGGATTGACCAAGACCATCGAGGTTTCGACCCCGCATTCCGAGGCAGTTTTTAGTAGCACATATCCTCCATCAAATGGTACATTTAAAGAAAGTATGATGCCATATTTAGGCCCATTGTTACATTTTTTCAATAGAGTGGGCTCACCTTTTTACATAAatgcatatccatttttagccTATAAATTTGACCCTTCTCATATTGATATAAACTATGCTTTATTTCAACCAAATAAAGGGATTGTTGATCCTAAAACTAAATTGCATTATGACAACATGTTTGATGCAATGGTTGATGCAACCTATGTTGCATTAGAGAAATTAGGGTATACGAAAATGCAAGTTATCGTGTCGGAGACCGGTTGGGCATCTAAAGGGGATGACAATGAAGCAGGTGCGGACCCTAAAAACGCCAGGACGTATAATTTTAATTTGCATAAAAGGTTAATGAAGAAGAAAGGTACACCTTATAGGCCCAAAATGTTGGCTAAAGGTTATGTTTTTGCTTTGTTTAATGAGAATTTGAAGCCTGGCCCAACTTCTGAGAGAAACTTTGGATTATTTAAACCTGATGGAAGTATTGCTTATGATATTGGATTTAAAGGACTTATATCTTCTGCACCATCAAAGGTATgtctt
The DNA window shown above is from Solanum lycopersicum chromosome 11, SLM_r2.1 and carries:
- the LOC101255061 gene encoding glucan endo-1,3-beta-glucosidase 14-like; this encodes MANSSFIFLCFLLIFSGSIVVHAMTGTYGINYGKISDNIPAPEDVLRLLRMNKIKNIRIYDADPRVLRAFSGSGIEISVCLPNELLKDVSLNGSIALEWIQVNLQPYLPGTSIRGIAVGNEILGGDTSISEALVPAVRSVYRALRRLGLTKTIEVSTPHSEAVFSSTYPPSNGTFKESMMPYLGPLLHFFNRVGSPFYINAYPFLAYKFDPSHIDINYALFQPNKGIVDPKTKLHYDNMFDAMVDATYVALEKLGYTKMQVIVSETGWASKGDDNEAGADPKNARTYNFNLHKRLMKKKGTPYRPKMLAKGYVFALFNENLKPGPTSERNFGLFKPDGSIAYDIGFKGLISSAPSKDFVLQGRFWSSQSLIIVVCTIILVLFM